ACTAAACAAAATCACAAGTGAACAATCAAATCATGAGAGTATCAACTCCAATTTCGGTCCATAACGACGCACTTATCATCTGCATTTACAAGCAATCATCAACTGAGTGAAATTCCACAATAGACCCCCTGTTCTGGCTGGAGGTGTCCGCCATACATGGGTTAGCATTATAGGCACATTTAGGAGAATAATGGGGTCAAATAGAAGGAAAAAGATTTTCTAGTTAAAAAGTGTGTGTGGTTGTGAGTTTAGGGAGCCGGGTCGAAAGGATGAGAGGAGCCTAAATGGTTAGAAGTTCCATATGCAAAATGTTTTCATCCACAAAAGTGCCAATCTCCTTTTTCATAATCCCCAGATTACCAATTCTCTATTGGCTGTGGAAAGCAAATCAGGGCTGGGGGATACCAACAAAACAAGGCACCTTACACTTTAAAAAGGGACCAACAAGCTGAGCCACTTCACACATGGCCTATGCTGGCGTTCATGAAAAATCATACGTCCGATGAGTTATTACTTGTTATCCAGTTATCGATATGCTAATATTAtccgccttttttttttttttttagtttagaAGCAAAACCCCTTTTTTCAACTTTCATGACAAGAAGCATCTGGTAGGTCCATCTGTTGTCCTAATCTCAACTTTACCCTGGTAACACAGCCTGACTTACTCCAAGTTGAAAAGTAGCCTTAGATACAGGCATTAAGAGCCCCAAAGAGTCCATCAAACAACCAGTCCACCTCTGTGATTCAGTTGGTAAAATTCATCAACTGGTCTTCGCTTCAGGTCTGGACCCTGGAGTTACCGTACTAGGCTAGCTATCCGCAAAAGAAAGAGGTCATTCTTCTTTATTCTATATCTTGAAATCGATTTCACTATGCTCCCAGGACCTACTGACTTTAAAAGCTAGCAAATTTAAGCAGTTAGAGCTAGGAGTAGTTGTTATCATGTTCTTGAGAATTTACTGTAATAAATCTGACGCTGTACCTATCCTAAGCAGTAGTAATGGCTGTTGTCGAAATATAACTGGTAACAGCTGCTTTCCAATGATACCAATCCCAAAAaaacggaaaagaaaaaaatcctgTTGAATGCTGACTGATCATGAAACACAGAATTGATTGGTGGATTTGGTATCAGTAGTTTAGTATATATCATATTCATGTATCATGGCTCCAAAAGATTACTAGTGGAAAGAAAGACTTTCTTTATGGTCCAGAGGCGCAGGCCTTACCAAGTTGACCCTGTAATTTAAGTATAGAACCGCATTCTGGAAGTCCCCACGAATCCAATTTTACCTTATTCCAGTAAATTGATTAACTAGTGCTCCTCAATCACCTGATGTTCTGCACAGGCAACTTCCAATTCTCCATCAGGATCTTCAACCGAATGTTACaattctctatttttttctAATTGACAATAATTTCCTATCTACCAATCATTTCCGTCCGTTAGACAAGGGAAAAGGCAGAAAAATTTTGTACATCTTGAACATTATGCAGCACCTACCTGTAACTGGAAGAGACATGATAAGATTATCAGGCCCACGAGCGGACAATAATCTTACAAGTGGTCATGCTTCAAATTATTGCCTATTTTGGAGTCCATTTTCCTTAATTATACCTTTATAAATGAAAGGGTCATCACTATCATCCACCACAATCTTGCACTAAAAAGGCAGTTAGGCCCAACTGACAGCCATGAGATGTAGAGCAAGAAACTTCCGTTCACATAGTTCCAAGAACATCCTACACAAGTTTCAGCCGCATTGGGGTACACGCAAGAAAAGTATTGCCCTTTGTAAGAAACACACAGCTTGAGCAATATTAAAAGAACGCTTAATCTTTAACGAGGAGAATCTATGCTGGCTTGGCTTCTTTACAATCTTGTTTAGTACTACTACTAGCAGCGGATAAAACATCAGCTGACCGGACTTGAGGTAAGATTGCCCAGTCCAGTAAAAAATAGGGAATCATCTGCTCGTTAGGGGCCGACAAAACCAATAATGTCAGGGAAAAAGGCAACAATGATAGCTGAGAGTTGTAAAGTGAGAACTGACTGAAAAATTGCTGGTTATAACGTCATCCAGGTTTCAATCTGTTGATCGTCGGTGAAGTAAAAGAGATCACAACTCACAAGTACTTAATAAAGCCTAAACCTTTTCACAAAGCcacttatttttttaatcttcaaTTCTTCCATGGGGTAATTTGAAGCTTGTTCCACCCCGGCAGTCCCATTGGACTTCCACCAAACTATCAGCTTCAAGATATTAAAGTCATGGTTTCATTGAATTAAAGACTTCGCAAAACACTCAAAAGCCCACTTTCAATTTCTTAGCAATCTTAGGTTAACAAGTAGTAGCATTTTTTGCTAAGGTAGAAACCAAGGATGAacgtttgttgaaaaaaaaaaaaaaaagaaccaaggATGAAGgcagctcttttttttttttgcccctcCCAGAATAAGACTTCATGCCATCCCAtgtcttttcatttttttttttttttttttctgacggAGTAGGTGTTCGGGTCAAGTCCTTAAAgacggcccgactaatcccacttCGGCCCGGCCCAGCGCCCCAACCAGACCTAGCACGTTAGATGCACGGAGAAGCTGATGTTGCTGCGGAGATTCGACCCCGGGACATGAGGACCCGAGGAAGAGGCGCCAACCACCAGCCCATTCACGTGGGGGCGCCATCCCATGTCTTCAATCAGTCTATTATGATCTGTTTCAATTGCTTATGCGACTTTCAACGGGGTCTAATGAATGAAGAATGAAATCGTCCTCATAAGATCACAGAACAAGTACTTGGCATACAAATTTAAGCTTCTACTTTTGTATGCTTGACTGGTTACGCATGGCATGGCTTAACAGAATTCTTGAAAATAAATCCCTGATCAATCTGCGCTTTTAAAACGGGAGAATGATGGGCTAGTGAATGGATTGGATTCCTTTTAAGCCCATCACTTAATGGACCTGAGACCCAGTTATCAAGCActtgatttttgcatttgaaCCCATTTTTTTAAGACTGGATGTAGTTTTCTTCCTGCAGAAATATCTTTTACTCCAGTAATCAAGCGCTCGATATTTGCATTTTTGTCACCTTATCCCCTTCAGCAACCTCCCTATCCCTTCAGCAACCTCCCTCAAACCCTGCAAAAACCCCCTTGATAATGACCATCAAATTAAAAAACCAGTAACTCTTTTTTTGATAATAATCCGgtctttgttctttttttccATGGCAATGGAGCTCTACACGCCCTTCAAGCCTCTCTCAAATCCACACTCACCCCACCATACGGCTGACCTCTCcttttcatcttcattttcttcacCCTTTCCCATCCAAATTCACCTCAAGATTCCCAGAATTACAATCTTCAACTCCCCAAATTTCAAAGTCTTAGCCGTCGTAGCAGACTCTAAAGAGCTCCCACAAAACAGCCCTCAAAGGCTTCTCAAAGAACTAGCAGAGAGGAAAAAAGTAGTGTCCCCAAAGAAAAAATTGCCCCCTAAAAGATATATACTCAAACCCCCGTTAGATGATAAAAGGTTAGCTGAAAGATTTCTCAATAGCCCACAATTATCACTAAAGTCCTTCCCTTTATTGAGTTCTTGCCTGCCCTCTTCCCGGCTTAATAATGCTGATAAAACTTGGATGGATGAGTACTTGCTTGAGGCCAAACAGGCTCTTGGGTATCCCCTTGAGCCATCAGATAGCTTTGGGGATGATAACCCTGCAAGGCATTTTGATACTCTGTTGTATCTAGCTTTTCAGTACCCACAATGTCAGAGGAGTAAAGCTAGGCATGTGAGGTCAGGGCATTCGAGGCTGGGGTTCTTGGGGCAGTATGTTCTCGAATTGGCTATGTGCGAGTTTTTCTTGCAGAGGTATCCGAGGGAATCACCCGGTCCAATGCGGGAGAGAGTGTATGCTATGATTGGGAAGAGATTTCTGCCTAAATGGATCAGAGCTGCTAGCTTGCAGAATCTGATTTTTCCCTATGATAACATGGATaagttgaaaagaaaggaaagagagCCTCCCGTGAAGTAAGCATGTGATCTTGCTTCTCGTATTGTTTTGACCATTTATGTTACTTCGAGTGCTTATTTAGCTATTACAAATTCAGGAATCAATACACGTGTACTTCAACAGTTAAGTTATTGGTATATAGGGCTGAAATTTTACTGGCCTGAGGGCTTCTCATAGGAATGATGGATCATTTTGTTGTCATTTCTCATGAATTATGGTATTATCCTCGGCATGCAAAGTAAGCCTCCTAAATTTTGTGAAAGACGAGTTCATATTGATTATTAGTTAAAAACCCACTTTTCATCAGTTGCCAAAAGTTGCTTCCATATGCTCCATAGCAAATTGCTCCTCTATAGGAAAATCCTATCAACTCTTAAACCAAGGAAAGAAGGAATTGGTTAAAAGGAAAGGATGGTGAAGTTGGATATCTGGAAGGTGAATCCTAttaattgttggagaaaggaaagaaaattatgGGGGAGAAAGAGACTATAAAGGAGGATTTTTGCTTTTGGATTGTCATATTATTGCTTATTGTGTCAGTCCTACTGTCATGGGTAAATGCAAAAGATTTAATGGCAACAGGAAGTTGACAATTGTCATGTGTTGATGTATGATTGGATTACTTTGGTTCAGAGGTAGCTGACTCTAATTTGAGGACCCTATATATCTCTGTTTTATGATGTGAGCATATGCGCCTTATGAAGGTCCTTGAGTTGTGGCTAGAATACTTGGTTATCCTCTCTCAGTTTGACTGATTTAGCATGGATAATAGTTCACTTTGTTCTATTAGGACATTGCTGGCAAATATTTCTATGAGTTTGCACCCTTTAATGAACTCGTCTGTTGTTTTCTATAGTATCCAATGGTGAATAAATTATTTCAGTAATTGACATGCACTTATAAATTTCTCATGGCAGATCTGTATTTTGGGCTTTGTTTGGTGCAATCTACTTGTGCTTTGGCATGCCAGAGGTTTATCGTGTTCTTTTTGAAGTATTTGGAATGGATCCCGAGGCTGAAGATTGCCAGCCTAAACTTAGGAGAACACTTGAAGACGTTGACTATGTCTCTGTAGAATTTGAAGGCAGAAAACTAAGCTGGCAAGATGTTGCTGCGTATAAGGTAAGCTTCATCTATGTGTTCTATGCTCTTGTCACAACATAGAAAGCAGCAAATAGCCTGAGCATTTTTCCTGATGTTATGATATGAGACACTTGTGCAATATTCAAGTTATCTCTAGACTAATTTTTGAGTGTCCTTCTGACCTTGAAAGTATTGATCCCATTTGAAGAGAATAACTAAAATACAGGCTTTTATGCAAGTACATTTTTGGCTGAAATTTTTATGTGCTGTGGATAAATATATTCATTCGACCACAATTCCCCACTGATGATTGGTTTCATCACTGCCTCTTAGCCTGGTTTGGATTCTTATAGCAATTCACTCATTACATTCAACAAATATGGAAGGAAATATGTATTTCCCTTCTGTTATATTAAATTCCCTTATTTGTTGTTCAGCGTTCATTTGATCTCACAAACATATGATACTAAAATTCTTCTGAAAGAGAGGGGCCTACTGCCCATATGATGTTTACTGCATAAACTGTAGTAAATTAGGGAGGATGCTACTTCATGTGTCTTCTCCATGTCAAAATGTCCagcattttaaaaatttttacaaCAGCTCAGATAAAGGTTGTGAACCATCTTTGAAGCTTGAAAAGGGTTTACCTTTTTACTAGTTAGGATAAGTGAATTGattttcatttccaaatttttGGTTAAGGTGGAGCTAATCGTTTCTGATTCTATTATTATCATACCATTACTGTTTTAAAGATATTTGCATAAATTCTGTTGGGCTGTAAAATGATGTTCAATCTGTATGATACAGCCACCAGAAGACGCTCTATTTGCACATCCAAGGCTTTTCAGGGCATGTGTTCCACCTGGTA
This sequence is a window from Coffea eugenioides isolate CCC68of chromosome 7, Ceug_1.0, whole genome shotgun sequence. Protein-coding genes within it:
- the LOC113778237 gene encoding ribonuclease III domain-containing protein RNC1, chloroplastic gives rise to the protein MAMELYTPFKPLSNPHSPHHTADLSFSSSFSSPFPIQIHLKIPRITIFNSPNFKVLAVVADSKELPQNSPQRLLKELAERKKVVSPKKKLPPKRYILKPPLDDKRLAERFLNSPQLSLKSFPLLSSCLPSSRLNNADKTWMDEYLLEAKQALGYPLEPSDSFGDDNPARHFDTLLYLAFQYPQCQRSKARHVRSGHSRLGFLGQYVLELAMCEFFLQRYPRESPGPMRERVYAMIGKRFLPKWIRAASLQNLIFPYDNMDKLKRKEREPPVKSVFWALFGAIYLCFGMPEVYRVLFEVFGMDPEAEDCQPKLRRTLEDVDYVSVEFEGRKLSWQDVAAYKPPEDALFAHPRLFRACVPPGMHRFRGNIWDYDSRPQVMQILGYPLTMPDRIPEITEARNIELGLGLQLAFLHPSKYKFEHPRFCFERLEYVGQKIQDLVMAEKLLMKHLDAPGGWIQEKHRRLLMNKFCGRYLREKYLHRFIIYSEQVQDAYEQNRRLRNPATTSVQQAIHGLSYAVYGKPDVRRLMFEVFDFEQIQPKPVGNL